A window of the Nitrosococcus wardiae genome harbors these coding sequences:
- a CDS encoding tetratricopeptide repeat protein, whose product MSVILILAADLAIVSTGCARDVHMPNDGAIHTEEAIGTVDFQASCDDAVQNDFDHALGLLHHMMYVQAREAFKEITETDPNCAIAYWGIATSLFQPLWGTRPSQEELHRGWLKIEKAEALVDDEREYYLIKATKAFFQDPESEDFRGRIHRWIQGMEAAYHANPGDLDTAALYALSRLTLAQQVEERDPLHEEAEGILRAIYEKIPTHPGAIHYTIHATDAKGRAKNALDMVAAYGEIAPEVPHALHMPSHIYVRLGDWPKVINWNRRSADAALKDTVNGAVSHHYLHAMDYLLYAHLQQGEDDKARTVLNEAIAKDPHQASFVSAFHSAAMPARYVVERRQWNEATGLEPRTPKYLPWDESLWAEGLTWYARGLGSVYTDNQKTARQAEERLEALRDQAKEAGDKSFATYIEVDRRILAGWIAWHEDAFDNAVALMRSAAELEASVEKHPVTPGALLPPNEALGHLLMDLGRPAEALEAYRISEEMRPGRYHTLLGAARAAAAAGDQNAARTYYHRVLEITLDSQRPGVVEARQFLGRSCLGEDPPKPRGLLSREWL is encoded by the coding sequence ATGAGTGTTATTCTGATTCTTGCAGCAGACTTGGCTATTGTTTCTACAGGCTGTGCTAGAGATGTCCACATGCCCAACGACGGGGCCATCCATACCGAGGAGGCCATTGGCACGGTGGATTTCCAGGCCTCCTGCGACGATGCCGTGCAAAATGATTTTGACCATGCCCTAGGGCTGCTGCATCACATGATGTATGTACAAGCGCGGGAGGCTTTCAAAGAAATTACCGAAACCGACCCCAATTGCGCCATAGCCTACTGGGGCATCGCCACTAGCCTGTTTCAGCCGTTGTGGGGCACGCGTCCGAGCCAGGAAGAACTCCACCGGGGCTGGCTTAAGATAGAAAAGGCCGAAGCCCTGGTCGACGACGAGCGGGAATATTATCTCATTAAGGCGACTAAAGCGTTTTTCCAAGATCCCGAAAGCGAGGATTTTCGAGGCCGTATCCACCGATGGATCCAAGGCATGGAAGCGGCCTACCACGCTAATCCGGGTGATTTGGATACGGCGGCCCTCTATGCATTGTCCCGGTTGACATTAGCGCAGCAGGTCGAGGAGCGCGATCCGCTGCATGAGGAAGCCGAAGGCATTCTTCGAGCGATCTACGAGAAAATACCTACTCACCCCGGCGCGATTCACTACACCATTCATGCCACCGACGCCAAAGGCCGTGCCAAAAATGCGCTGGACATGGTAGCAGCCTATGGAGAAATCGCCCCGGAAGTCCCCCATGCTCTCCATATGCCTTCGCATATTTATGTGCGTTTAGGCGACTGGCCCAAGGTGATCAACTGGAATCGGCGTTCGGCCGATGCGGCATTGAAAGACACGGTTAATGGCGCGGTTTCGCACCATTATCTTCACGCTATGGATTACCTGCTGTATGCCCACCTCCAGCAGGGCGAGGACGACAAGGCCCGGACGGTTTTAAATGAAGCTATAGCCAAGGATCCGCACCAGGCATCTTTTGTCAGTGCGTTCCACTCTGCTGCCATGCCGGCACGTTATGTTGTCGAACGACGCCAGTGGAACGAAGCTACCGGTCTTGAACCCCGGACCCCAAAGTACCTGCCATGGGACGAGTCGCTGTGGGCGGAAGGTTTGACCTGGTATGCCCGCGGTCTGGGCAGTGTATATACGGATAACCAGAAGACGGCCCGGCAGGCCGAAGAACGGCTTGAAGCGCTTCGTGACCAGGCCAAAGAAGCAGGGGACAAGAGTTTTGCAACCTATATCGAAGTTGATCGGCGGATTCTCGCCGGCTGGATTGCATGGCATGAAGACGCCTTCGACAATGCCGTGGCGCTGATGCGCTCGGCCGCCGAGTTGGAAGCCAGTGTGGAAAAGCATCCTGTAACACCGGGTGCCCTGTTGCCACCGAACGAGGCCTTGGGCCATCTGCTGATGGACCTGGGCCGTCCGGCGGAGGCGCTTGAGGCTTACCGGATCTCCGAAGAAATGCGGCCGGGACGTTACCACACGCTGCTGGGCGCAGCTCGCGCCGCAGCCGCGGCCGGTGACCAAAATGCTGCCCGGACCTATTATCACCGGGTGCTTGAGATCACGCTGGATTCACAACGCCCGGGCGTGGTTGAAGCAAGACAATTTCTCGGCAGATCGTGTCTGGGGGAGGACCCCCCCAAACCCCGGGGTCTACTTAGCCGAGAATGGCTGTAA
- a CDS encoding enoyl-CoA hydratase, which translates to MIHSDCPQLLVGQRQLLLTIGFHRPEYKNALTLAMYTAAADALEQADDTDDVRVVLIYGTAGCFTSGNDLKDFRQASTIHENHPVVRFMRALQHCRKPVVASVRGPAVGIGTTLLFHCDLVYAAQGAQLQLPFVNLGLCPEYAASYLLPRWLGHAKAAELLLLGEAFSAEQAAALGLINAVVSEEALDALVDNQIARLASQPPAALQRSKALLKQSQQPGIDMAMTAEFAAFAECLQSPEHNEAVTAFFEKRAPDFSRCK; encoded by the coding sequence GTGATTCACAGTGATTGTCCTCAGTTGTTGGTGGGGCAGAGACAACTATTGCTCACTATCGGGTTTCACCGGCCAGAATATAAAAACGCTTTGACACTGGCCATGTACACCGCCGCAGCGGATGCCCTGGAACAGGCAGACGACACTGATGATGTGCGGGTGGTTCTGATTTATGGCACTGCTGGTTGTTTTACTAGCGGCAATGACTTGAAGGATTTCAGGCAGGCATCGACGATCCATGAGAATCATCCGGTAGTTCGGTTTATGCGTGCCTTGCAGCATTGCCGTAAGCCAGTAGTGGCGTCGGTGCGCGGCCCTGCGGTGGGTATAGGCACCACATTGCTATTCCACTGCGATCTGGTTTACGCCGCCCAGGGTGCGCAACTGCAGCTACCCTTCGTTAATCTTGGCCTCTGTCCCGAATATGCCGCCAGCTATTTGTTGCCGCGTTGGTTGGGGCATGCCAAGGCCGCCGAATTACTGCTGTTGGGAGAGGCGTTCAGCGCAGAGCAGGCTGCGGCGCTAGGGCTCATTAATGCCGTTGTGTCCGAGGAAGCGCTGGATGCCCTGGTGGATAACCAGATAGCACGATTGGCCAGCCAACCCCCTGCCGCCCTGCAGCGTAGCAAAGCGCTGCTGAAACAAAGCCAGCAACCGGGGATCGATATGGCCATGACCGCGGAATTTGCTGCCTTTGCCGAGTGTTTGCAATCCCCTGAGCACAATGAAGCGGTAACTGCCTTTTTCGAAAAGCGCGCGCCGGATTTCTCTCGATGCAAGTAA
- a CDS encoding ORF6N domain-containing protein — protein sequence MNSRAQTVKTLPLICWKSQPVITTELLASVYGVEEHQIRQNFKNNTDRFIEGVHHFKITGQDLREFSLQVENFYSQISRKTRALMLWTERGTVRHAKMLGTDKAWEVQDQLEAFYFTRKAEATQPEPPRLTTKEQREPLIKAMCRLVSVSHAKGRPLTYEDAHSIINLKMGVDSVEALTLEQIPKAMTLVGELLERVVLEGEYIGKDDAPYYEPEPRISHAQRQELNHAIDRALGSAVSRDCGESGQQWVRNRLRVKLNLRHIEDMRPDQLPLALAELEWLSQDLDGYLAYRAKQREILCREIIGGGTPWTPHLAKEWMAELKQAVPPRPDWLVMREKLLGQAEDN from the coding sequence ATGAATTCTCGTGCTCAAACCGTCAAAACCCTTCCCTTAATCTGCTGGAAAAGCCAACCAGTCATCACCACTGAATTACTGGCGTCGGTGTATGGCGTTGAAGAACACCAAATCCGCCAAAACTTCAAAAATAATACTGACCGCTTTATTGAAGGTGTTCATCATTTTAAGATAACTGGCCAAGATTTAAGGGAATTTTCTTTGCAAGTAGAAAATTTCTATTCACAAATCTCCAGAAAAACACGCGCTCTGATGCTCTGGACCGAACGGGGCACCGTGCGCCATGCCAAAATGCTAGGCACGGATAAAGCCTGGGAAGTGCAAGACCAACTGGAAGCGTTTTACTTCACCCGCAAAGCCGAAGCCACCCAACCCGAACCACCCCGCCTCACCACCAAAGAACAACGCGAACCCCTCATCAAAGCCATGTGCCGTTTGGTCAGCGTCTCCCACGCCAAGGGTAGGCCCCTGACCTATGAAGACGCCCACAGCATCATCAACCTGAAAATGGGCGTGGACAGTGTGGAAGCCCTCACCCTGGAGCAAATCCCCAAGGCCATGACCCTGGTGGGGGAACTCCTGGAACGGGTGGTTCTGGAAGGCGAGTACATTGGCAAGGATGACGCCCCTTACTACGAGCCCGAACCCCGTATCTCTCACGCCCAACGCCAGGAACTCAATCACGCCATTGACCGGGCCTTGGGCAGCGCGGTGTCCCGTGACTGCGGCGAGAGCGGCCAACAATGGGTCCGCAACCGCCTGCGGGTAAAACTCAATCTTCGCCACATCGAGGACATGCGCCCGGACCAGCTGCCCTTGGCGCTGGCGGAACTAGAATGGCTGAGTCAGGACCTGGACGGTTACTTGGCCTACCGCGCCAAGCAACGGGAGATTCTTTGCCGGGAGATCATCGGCGGGGGTACCCCGTGGACTCCTCATTTGGCCAAGGAATGGATGGCGGAGCTGAAACAGGCTGTGCCGCCTCGCCCGGATTGGCTGGTGATGCGCGAGAAACTGCTGGGCCAAGCCGAGGATAACTAG
- the relB gene encoding type II toxin-antitoxin system RelB family antitoxin — protein sequence MLTIRLPKEIEERLEALAAATGRTKTFYARQAIPGVH from the coding sequence ATGTTGACTATCCGACTCCCCAAGGAGATAGAGGAACGCTTGGAGGCGCTGGCCGCTGCTACCGGACGCACCAAAACCTTTTACGCCCGCCAAGCCATTCCTGGAGTACATTGA
- a CDS encoding type II toxin-antitoxin system HicB family antitoxin, translating to MKFTIETEQEEDGRWIAEVIELPGVMMYGETRDTAILQVEALALRVLADQIEAGEHPVEPIQITFAAV from the coding sequence ATGAAGTTCACCATCGAGACGGAGCAAGAAGAGGATGGCCGGTGGATAGCCGAAGTCATCGAACTTCCTGGAGTGATGATGTATGGCGAGACTCGTGATACGGCTATCCTCCAAGTGGAAGCGCTGGCGCTCCGAGTGCTCGCCGATCAGATCGAGGCGGGCGAGCATCCGGTGGAGCCGATCCAGATCACGTTTGCCGCTGTATGA
- a CDS encoding SDR family oxidoreductase → MQPWYDFSGKNVFVAGGTRGINRGIAEAFAHVGARVAVASRTQAKVDDTVAALQAMGAEAMGFAADVRDPEAVNAGVARVHHAWGDLTVVISGAAGNFPALATDMSANGFRSVVEIDLLGTFHVMQAVYPLLQKPGAVVINISAPQALIPMAAQSHVCAAKAGVDMITRTLALEWGEQGVRVNAVVPGPTDGTEGMRRLAPTESARQAVIDSVPLKRMGTPDDIAHACLFLASDCASYITGAVLPVDGGWVQGGAGMMGMGFAKMLKKKKM, encoded by the coding sequence ATGCAGCCCTGGTATGATTTTTCCGGGAAAAACGTCTTTGTCGCTGGCGGCACCCGCGGTATTAACCGGGGCATTGCCGAAGCTTTTGCTCACGTCGGAGCCCGGGTGGCTGTAGCCAGCCGCACGCAGGCAAAAGTGGATGATACAGTCGCTGCCCTGCAAGCCATGGGAGCAGAGGCGATGGGGTTTGCTGCTGACGTGCGTGATCCCGAAGCGGTCAATGCCGGCGTTGCGCGGGTGCATCATGCCTGGGGCGATCTGACAGTGGTGATTTCTGGTGCCGCGGGCAACTTTCCCGCGCTGGCAACCGATATGTCTGCCAATGGATTTCGCTCAGTGGTGGAGATCGACTTATTAGGCACCTTTCATGTCATGCAAGCTGTCTATCCGCTGCTGCAAAAGCCGGGCGCCGTGGTAATCAATATCTCCGCTCCGCAGGCGCTGATTCCCATGGCGGCCCAATCCCATGTCTGTGCTGCCAAGGCTGGGGTGGATATGATCACCCGTACCTTGGCGCTGGAATGGGGCGAACAAGGGGTACGCGTCAACGCTGTAGTTCCTGGCCCCACCGATGGCACCGAGGGTATGCGGCGTTTGGCCCCTACGGAATCAGCTCGTCAGGCAGTTATCGACTCAGTTCCGCTCAAGCGCATGGGCACACCTGATGACATCGCCCATGCCTGCCTGTTTCTCGCCTCGGACTGTGCCAGCTATATCACTGGTGCCGTGTTGCCGGTGGATGGCGGCTGGGTGCAGGGAGGTGCAGGTATGATGGGGATGGGTTTTGCAAAAATGTTGAAGAAAAAAAAGATGTGA
- a CDS encoding terminase gpA endonuclease subunit gives MPPEFFPGLISETYNPAKNRFELKRNVRNEPLDTWVYSFAAAHHPELRLHRTTHADWDRY, from the coding sequence CTGCCGCCGGAATTCTTCCCGGGCCTGATCTCAGAGACCTACAATCCGGCCAAAAACCGCTTTGAGCTCAAGCGCAATGTACGTAACGAACCCCTGGATACCTGGGTCTACAGCTTCGCCGCCGCCCATCATCCGGAACTGCGCCTCCACCGGACCACCCACGCCGATTGGGACCGCTACTAG
- a CDS encoding type II toxin-antitoxin system RelE family toxin: MNDRTAKLDGPRSVGDPLKGAKLGEFWKYRVGDYCIIADIQDSELLILVVRIGNRREVYKR, translated from the coding sequence TTGAATGATCGGACCGCCAAGCTGGACGGCCCACGTAGTGTCGGCGATCCCCTCAAGGGCGCGAAGCTGGGCGAGTTCTGGAAATACCGTGTCGGTGATTATTGCATTATCGCCGACATTCAGGATAGCGAATTGCTGATTCTGGTGGTGCGGATTGGCAACCGCCGGGAGGTTTACAAGCGGTGA
- a CDS encoding DUF29 domain-containing protein, protein MAHQELSPEQDFHAWALNAAQRARAGLLTPQELEQVAEELEDRAKSERRELKNRLAVLLAHLLKWQYQPDARSYSWEGTINGQRSDLDDLLEDNPSLRPELPAYLEKAYQRGIQKAVEETNMNKRAFPSTFSETGWTLEQVLAEDCFPD, encoded by the coding sequence ATGGCACACCAAGAGCTTTCCCCTGAACAGGACTTCCATGCTTGGGCATTGAACGCTGCCCAACGGGCTAGAGCGGGTCTATTAACCCCGCAGGAGCTGGAGCAAGTGGCTGAGGAACTGGAGGATAGGGCAAAAAGTGAAAGGAGGGAGCTTAAAAATAGATTAGCGGTATTGCTGGCGCATTTGCTCAAATGGCAATATCAACCCGATGCGCGTAGCTATAGCTGGGAAGGGACTATCAACGGGCAACGAAGCGACCTTGACGACTTGCTGGAGGATAACCCTAGCCTTAGGCCTGAGCTTCCGGCCTACCTAGAGAAGGCTTACCAAAGAGGTATCCAGAAAGCCGTGGAAGAGACCAACATGAATAAAAGAGCCTTTCCCTCTACATTCTCAGAAACCGGCTGGACCTTGGAGCAAGTGTTAGCTGAGGACTGTTTTCCAGACTGA
- a CDS encoding LPO_1073/Vpar_1526 family protein, whose amino-acid sequence MISKKTQESGDKSINMQAENITVNTGLSISHVKEIALEVFEGNFYKLAGVAKETADQRAKEITEQFLGELSEKNPDSLKASEDPDFQYSLFQVQKEYARSGDKELGDILVDILVDRSKEEERSLLQIVLNESLSIAPKLNGTQLDILACCFNLAYAKRVNIANPQMFADHLNDAVLVFADAVGEMDSNYRHLEYVGCAGIRAGSRDIVKILMQNYKAVFCKGFEREQLSDIAEESPNIWNVIIPCPHNVNLVQARGMDDDIIKTLCEQQAISDENTNKLIQINNGQMMNKQEATDYLKSISPKFEKFLEDMKKSSFKSLDLTSVGIAIAHAHSRKKVGFDADLSIWI is encoded by the coding sequence GTGATAAGTAAGAAGACACAAGAGTCAGGCGATAAATCTATAAATATGCAAGCGGAGAACATAACTGTAAATACAGGCCTGTCAATTTCTCATGTTAAGGAAATCGCGCTAGAAGTGTTCGAAGGCAATTTCTACAAACTTGCTGGCGTGGCCAAAGAAACCGCCGATCAACGAGCGAAAGAGATTACGGAGCAGTTTCTGGGAGAGCTTTCAGAGAAGAATCCAGATAGCTTAAAAGCATCTGAAGACCCTGATTTCCAATATTCTCTGTTTCAAGTACAAAAAGAATATGCTCGCTCTGGAGACAAAGAGCTAGGAGATATTCTGGTTGATATATTAGTTGATCGTTCGAAGGAAGAAGAAAGAAGCCTGCTCCAAATAGTACTAAATGAATCTTTATCAATAGCACCGAAATTGAATGGCACGCAGCTTGATATACTGGCATGTTGTTTTAATCTCGCATATGCCAAAAGAGTCAACATCGCTAACCCGCAGATGTTTGCTGATCACTTGAACGATGCTGTACTAGTATTTGCAGATGCCGTCGGCGAAATGGACTCAAACTACAGACATCTAGAGTATGTTGGATGTGCTGGGATAAGGGCAGGCTCTAGGGATATTGTGAAAATATTAATGCAAAACTATAAGGCCGTATTTTGTAAAGGTTTTGAGAGAGAGCAGCTAAGCGATATTGCAGAAGAAAGCCCAAATATTTGGAACGTTATTATCCCATGTCCGCACAACGTCAATCTTGTTCAGGCTAGAGGAATGGATGATGACATAATCAAAACTCTTTGCGAGCAGCAGGCTATCTCGGATGAAAATACCAACAAATTAATCCAGATAAATAATGGCCAGATGATGAACAAGCAAGAGGCAACTGACTATCTGAAGTCAATATCCCCCAAGTTCGAGAAATTTCTTGAAGACATGAAAAAATCATCATTCAAAAGTCTTGACCTGACTAGTGTGGGCATTGCAATAGCTCATGCGCATTCTCGAAAAAAGGTAGGATTTGATGCGGATTTATCAATCTGGATTTAA
- a CDS encoding type II toxin-antitoxin system HicA family toxin, translating into MSQWPSTRARRVLAALERIGWVVKRFSGSHRTLSREGYPDFVFAFHDREEIGPRMLARIAKKTGLRPEDL; encoded by the coding sequence ATGAGTCAGTGGCCGAGTACACGAGCACGACGCGTCCTGGCTGCCCTGGAGCGCATAGGTTGGGTGGTCAAACGCTTTTCGGGCTCACACCGAACGCTATCCCGGGAAGGATATCCCGATTTCGTCTTCGCCTTTCACGACCGAGAGGAAATTGGCCCCCGAATGTTGGCTCGAATAGCAAAAAAGACGGGGCTAAGACCGGAGGATCTTTGA
- a CDS encoding DMT family transporter, producing the protein MNTDKKFYFNIAIAVAALGAMPFFKKIAIAEGMSAFALALTSAVAAAMAAVVLNRYFSERRFPLPGFSWALFDLALIGVLSSGLVVLMNAGALTVTTATNRAVFQAMYPIATTLFAWWILDERLRALHYLLIVIMSVGILLVNTEEGHVSFNLGFWLLLATLPIMGFCDVYAKRTMSALNPSDITAGRFVFGLLFLLMILPLTNLEALGAIKHGWYWAVLGGAATSLGIFAFYRAMAIKKAGLAAAMVSISPVVTVVLEGVFLEQLFAVWQLLGIMLVVIGAMILTLKL; encoded by the coding sequence GTGAATACAGATAAAAAATTCTACTTCAATATAGCCATCGCTGTGGCGGCTCTAGGAGCCATGCCTTTCTTCAAGAAAATCGCCATTGCCGAGGGAATGAGTGCATTTGCATTAGCACTGACTAGCGCAGTGGCTGCTGCTATGGCGGCAGTGGTTTTGAATAGGTATTTCAGTGAGCGACGATTCCCCCTCCCTGGTTTTAGCTGGGCGCTATTTGATCTGGCCCTAATTGGTGTACTGAGTTCGGGCTTAGTGGTGTTGATGAATGCAGGAGCTCTTACAGTTACCACTGCTACTAACCGGGCGGTTTTTCAAGCAATGTACCCCATAGCAACAACGTTGTTTGCCTGGTGGATATTGGATGAACGACTACGCGCCCTGCACTACCTACTCATCGTTATCATGAGCGTGGGAATCCTTCTTGTGAATACTGAGGAAGGTCATGTCTCATTCAATCTCGGATTTTGGTTATTGCTTGCGACACTGCCCATCATGGGTTTTTGCGATGTCTATGCCAAACGCACGATGTCAGCGCTTAATCCAAGTGACATAACAGCGGGTCGGTTCGTTTTTGGATTACTGTTTCTTCTCATGATCTTGCCATTAACAAATTTGGAGGCATTGGGTGCAATCAAGCATGGGTGGTACTGGGCAGTGCTTGGAGGTGCCGCTACATCACTTGGTATTTTTGCGTTTTATCGGGCTATGGCTATCAAGAAAGCGGGATTGGCGGCAGCCATGGTGAGCATATCGCCTGTTGTCACTGTTGTACTCGAGGGGGTGTTTCTAGAACAGCTGTTCGCTGTATGGCAGTTGCTGGGTATTATGCTGGTTGTAATTGGGGCTATGATACTGACCTTAAAACTTTGA
- a CDS encoding alpha/beta hydrolase: MMGFKRGVLIIVASVLPGYLGSSWAVLHLLLTPEHKPMTQTPVQLGFPNTKSVWVETSKDHIRLRGWLVPANQSRAIILVHGIHSNAWDCQTPDVVRAYQASGFQVFLFDLRAHGGSGGEHIGLGLHERHDIQAIVDYLQTEAAIPPGSIGLHGTSYGAVVALFAAADIEAIKAVIADSAYANLFDVVGGELERQTGLPSEWGVMFAPGFELMGRVVYGFDIDKAMPLQAVRKIQQRPLLLIHGQEDEILPPDHARRLNQAGGPNTQLWLLPGRGHTQGVRLVPDCDKPSPLREEFLRRTTSFFKRYL, from the coding sequence ATGATGGGGTTCAAGAGGGGAGTACTTATTATTGTCGCATCGGTGTTGCCCGGGTATCTTGGTAGTTCCTGGGCGGTGCTACACTTATTGCTCACTCCCGAACATAAGCCGATGACACAAACTCCGGTGCAATTGGGTTTTCCCAACACCAAATCTGTCTGGGTGGAAACTTCAAAAGACCATATCCGCTTGCGTGGTTGGTTGGTGCCCGCCAACCAGTCTCGAGCGATTATATTGGTACATGGAATCCATTCTAATGCTTGGGACTGTCAGACGCCGGATGTCGTACGCGCTTATCAGGCATCCGGTTTTCAGGTTTTCCTGTTCGATTTAAGGGCCCACGGTGGTTCCGGTGGTGAACATATTGGGTTGGGTCTGCATGAGCGTCACGACATTCAAGCGATAGTTGATTACTTGCAAACCGAGGCGGCTATCCCGCCGGGAAGTATCGGGCTTCATGGCACTTCTTATGGCGCGGTAGTGGCTTTGTTTGCCGCAGCCGACATTGAGGCGATCAAAGCAGTGATTGCTGACAGCGCTTATGCGAATCTCTTTGATGTAGTTGGCGGTGAATTGGAGCGCCAGACAGGCTTGCCTTCAGAATGGGGTGTCATGTTCGCCCCAGGATTTGAACTGATGGGCAGAGTCGTGTATGGCTTTGATATTGATAAGGCTATGCCTTTGCAGGCAGTCCGTAAAATACAACAGCGCCCACTCTTGTTGATACATGGACAAGAGGATGAAATTCTTCCCCCCGACCATGCACGCCGTTTAAACCAAGCCGGTGGACCCAATACCCAACTGTGGTTATTGCCAGGCCGTGGACATACGCAGGGTGTTCGTCTCGTGCCTGATTGCGATAAACCTTCCCCCTTGCGCGAGGAATTCTTACGCAGGACCACAAGTTTTTTTAAACGATACCTTTAA
- a CDS encoding DUF29 domain-containing protein: MTNPTQDYYAWTQETIEKLRQGKFSEVNMEDLIEELEEMGGSERNELENRLTVLLMHLLKWKYQPNYRGRSWQLILKEQRLKIKIRLKKSLSLKPRLSELGEDAYLVAVVAAARETGLEEDVFPATFEETGWSWEQVQDMEYLPD, encoded by the coding sequence ATGACAAATCCTACCCAAGACTATTATGCCTGGACCCAAGAGACTATTGAGAAGTTGCGTCAGGGCAAGTTTAGCGAGGTGAATATGGAGGATCTTATCGAGGAATTAGAAGAGATGGGGGGCAGTGAGCGCAACGAGCTAGAGAACCGTTTGACCGTGCTACTGATGCACTTACTCAAGTGGAAGTACCAGCCGAACTACAGAGGCCGGAGTTGGCAACTAATCCTCAAAGAGCAGCGGCTGAAAATAAAGATCCGCCTCAAAAAAAGCCTGAGCCTAAAGCCGCGATTGTCTGAACTTGGAGAAGATGCTTATTTGGTCGCAGTGGTTGCCGCCGCACGGGAGACAGGCTTGGAAGAGGATGTCTTCCCCGCCACCTTTGAGGAAACGGGCTGGAGTTGGGAGCAGGTGCAGGACATGGAGTATCTTCCAGATTAA
- a CDS encoding type II toxin-antitoxin system HicB family antitoxin has protein sequence MKKIRAIIISSPVEVPELPGCRADGSTYQEAVANAETVIQEWIETAQALGRAIPEPK, from the coding sequence ATGAAAAAAATAAGGGCGATCATCATATCTTCACCAGTGGAAGTGCCAGAGCTGCCCGGTTGTCGGGCCGATGGCTCCACTTATCAAGAAGCCGTTGCCAATGCTGAAACGGTCATCCAGGAGTGGATCGAAACGGCTCAAGCGTTAGGCCGCGCTATTCCTGAGCCGAAATGA
- a CDS encoding terminase gpA endonuclease subunit: MLDYAAFYGDPAEEEVWTALTDLLNRPIEHDNGALLQVLATATDLGGHRTEAIKSSVRDRRIARPMAIKGASANIAPVLGKPTMADVDWRGRYDKRGVMLYQVGTVAAKHWFYARLSRGTEKEPEQRPLPPLQPTAAGILPGPDLRDLQSGQKPL; this comes from the coding sequence GTGCTGGACTACGCCGCCTTCTACGGCGATCCGGCAGAAGAAGAGGTCTGGACCGCCCTCACCGATCTCCTCAACCGACCTATCGAACACGACAACGGCGCGCTTCTTCAGGTGCTCGCCACCGCCACCGACCTGGGCGGCCACCGCACCGAAGCGATCAAGTCCTCCGTCCGGGACCGGCGCATCGCCCGCCCCATGGCCATCAAAGGGGCTAGTGCCAACATCGCCCCGGTTCTGGGCAAGCCCACCATGGCCGATGTGGACTGGCGGGGCCGCTATGACAAGCGGGGGGTGATGCTCTACCAGGTGGGCACCGTCGCCGCCAAGCACTGGTTCTATGCCCGCCTGTCCCGGGGCACCGAGAAAGAACCAGAGCAACGGCCTTTGCCACCTCTCCAGCCAACTGCCGCCGGAATTCTTCCCGGGCCTGATCTCAGAGACCTACAATCCGGCCAAAAACCGCTTTGA